From the genome of Labrus bergylta chromosome 4, fLabBer1.1, whole genome shotgun sequence, one region includes:
- the fzr1b gene encoding fizzy-related protein homolog, with protein MDQEYERRLLRQINHQNLPTEARLSKCVSATCSPVSVKSGDRFIPTRAGSNWSINFHYANENCRSPNQNHKAKDASSDSSKDAVAYAALLRNELLGAGIESVPDPHTDDRRHAVLSQDSQSLFRYTVHTKRVPFNSDNEVSPYSLSPLSNKSHKLLRSPRKPARKISKIPFKVLDAPELQDDFYLNLVDWSAGNLLSVGLGACVYLWSACTSQVTRLCDLSVDGDSVTSVCWNERGSLVAVGTHKGYVQIWDAAGGRKLTSLEGHSARVGALAWNGEQLSSGSRDRVILQRDVRTPPSAERRLQGHRQEVCGLKWSPDHQHLASGGNDNKLLVWNSSSLLPVQQYSDHLAAVKAIAWSPHQHGLLASGGGTADRCLRFWNTLTGQALQSTDTGSQVCNLAWSKHANELVSTHGYSQNQILVWKYPSLTQVAKLTGHSYRVLYLAVSPDGEAIVTGAGDETLRFWNVFSKTRCTKESKSVLNLFTRIR; from the exons ATGGACCAGGAGTACGAGAGACGGCTGCTGAGGCAAATCAATCACCAGAACCTGCCGACCGAGGCCCGTCTGTCAAAG tgtgtgagtgcaACCTGCAGTCCTGTCAGTGTGAAGTCAGGGGACCGCTTCATTCCCACCCGCGCTGGAAGCAACTGGAGCATCAACTTCCACTACGCCAAT gaGAACTGTCGCTCCCCAAACCAGAACCATAAAGCTAAAGATGCCAGCTCGGACTCAAGCAAAG ATGCTGTAGCCTATGCAGCTTTGTTGAGGAATGAGTTACTTGGGGCTGGGATAGAGAGCGTGCCTGACCCTCACACGGACGACCGACGCCATGCAGTCCTCTCTCAAGACTCTCAAAGCCTTTTTAGG taCACTGTCCACACTAAGAGAGTGCCTTTCAATAGCGATAATGAAGTTTCACCATACTCCCTTTCCCCTCTTAGTAACAAAAG TCACAAGCTGCTCCGCTCCCCTCGAAAACCTGCCCGCAAGATCTCAAAGATCCCCTTCAAAGTGCTGGATGCTCCAGAGCTGCAGGATGATTTCTACCTCAACCTGGTAGACTGGTCAGCAGGAAACCTGCTCAGTGTCGGACTGGGAGCCTGTGTCTACCTGTGGAGTGCCTGCACCAGCCAG GTGACAAGGTTGTGTGACCTGTCAGTGGATGGAGACTCTGTTACATCAGTTTGTTGGAATGAGAGG GGGAGTCTGGTTGCTGTTGGTACACACAAAGGTTACGTTCAGATCTGGGACGCAGCAGGAGGGAGGAAGCTGACCAGTCTGGAGGGTCACTCTGCACGTGTAG GTGCTCTGGCGTGGAATGGAGAGCAGCTGTCGTCGGGGAGTCGGGATAGAGTGATCCTGCAGAGGGACGTCAGAACCCCCCCTTCTGCAGAGAGGAGGCTGCAAGGtcacagacaggaagtgtgcGGCCTCAAATGGTCTCCTGACCACCAGCACCTAGCGTCTGGAGGGAACGACAACAAA TTACTGGTGTGGAACAGCTCAAGCCTCCTCCCCGTGCAGCAGTACAGTGACCACCTGGCGGCGGTGAAGGCAATCGCATGGTCCCCCCACCAACACGGGTTGCTGGCATCGGGGGGCGGCACTGCAGACCGCTGCCTTCGTTTCTGGAACACGCTGACGGGTCAGGCCCTGCAGAGCACAGACACCGGCTCCCAGGTCTGCAACCTGGCCTGGTCCAAACATGCCAACGAACTG GTGAGCACTCACGGCTACTCTCAGAATCAGATCCTTGTGTGGAAGTATCCGTCTCTCACGCAGGTGGCCAAGCTGACAGGACATTCTTACAGAGTGCTCTATCTG GCGGTGTCACCGGATGGGGAGGCCATCGTTACAGGAGCTGGTGATGAGACACTACGTTTCTGGAATGTCTTCAGTAAGACACGCTGCACCAAG GAATCAAAGTCGGTGCTGAACCTCTTCACCAGAATACGGTAG
- the LOC109996510 gene encoding importin-13-like has product MDPPSNPGDIPVELEFTVENVESALYQLYFDPDMERKNVAQKWLTQAQASAQAWQFCWALLGPDKLPEVQFFGASTLHTKISRHWTDLPTDQHESLRMQLLSHILHFSSGPKMVLTRLCVALAAMALNLIPQAWSQPVADMVRAFQPQTPDSEGAESVQEPHVHCLALLELLTVLPEEFQSSRLAQARRAQLREALTGEWAMVCPLLRQLLQSQDSSVQVKERVLRCLSSWVGLDVPLGESHELVQDCFPALSNPELFDTAVETIVNAISQPDCQRYIDALVNLVPLVLGLHDQLKAAAQDGDMETSHGICRIAVAMGETHSRVLLEQVEHWQEYLALVNMILFCTDTPGHYPVRETTSSLTLTFWYTLQDDIMSFEEEKQVVYLQVYRPVYFQLVDVLLHKSHYPSQEEYASWSSDDKEQFRIYRVDISDTLMYVYEMLGAELLSNLYDRLGRQLMDPQQSAVWQDTEALLFGFQSIAETIDVNYSDVIPGLIGLIPRINISNVMLADTVMYTIGSLAEWLADHPVMLGGILPMVLQGLVKPELSVSSVSTLKRICRECRHDLGPYAQDILTVSQDVLVKEIHKSSQCMWLMQALGFLLSALPVEDILVRLHALITPHVQQLDSLAQQEPNPANKQLIIHILGMLSSLFTTLDIRHADDSEGASSPRLPPSPSAQNPVVVVLQQVFTLIQTILSKWLNDSEVVEAVCGVFDKSVRTLLHDFGPMVAQLSEMLGLIYSAFPQSSTLDLARQLVHIFAGEEQHISNIKSLIELLTSTTLNIFQQGPRDHPDIAESFMQLHAQILKRKPDVYLSDQLDVKALFYCGILSLKFPETPTVKAASLFFTELLPRCKDVPSLGEVLQRDGKLLTETILQAVGGGSPRSLTEHFSEVLLSLNRHCPALLSQWLKETLQSPGFPSAQVSTEQKHNFSQQLLREQTHKRRVKEIVKDFSLLCRGMQGSGY; this is encoded by the exons ATGGATCCTCCATCCAATCCGGGAGATATCCCGGTGGAGTTGGAGTTTACGGTGGAGAATGTGGAGTCG GCTCTCTATCAGCTGTATTTCGACCCGGACATGGAGCGTAAGAATGTGGCCCAGAAGTGGTTAACCCAGGCCCAGGCCTCAGCACAGGCATGGCAGTTCTGCTGGGCCCTGCTTGGTCCTGACAAG CTACCAGAGGTACAATTTTTTGGTGCCAGCACCCTACACACCAAGATCTCTCGTCACTGGACCGACCTCCCCACGGACCAGCACGAGAGCCTGAGGATGCAGCTCCTCTCCCACATCCTTCACTTCTCATCCGGGCCAAAAATGGTGCTCACCAGACTCTGTGTGGCCCTTGCTGCTATGGCTCTAAACTTAATCCCACAGGCCTGGTCCCAGCCAGTGGCGGACATGGTGAGGGCCTTCCAGCCACAGACGCCTGATTCTGAGGGTGCAGAGTCTGTGCAGGAACCTCATGTACACTGCCTGGCACTACTGGAGCTCCTGACAGTACTTCCAGAAGAGTTCCAGAGCAGCCGGCTGGCTCAGGCTCGTCGTGCCCAGCTGAGGGAGGCTCTAACTGGGGAGTGGGCGATGGTGTGTCCACTGCTACGCCAACTGCTTCAAAGCCAGGACTCCTCTGTGCAGGTGAAGGAGAGGGTGCTCCGCTGCCTTTCCAGCTGGGTGGGGCTGGATGTGCCATTAGGGGAGAGTCATGAACTGGTCCAGGACTGTTTCCCTGCACTGTCCAACCCAGAGCTGTTTGACACGGCTGTGGAGACGATAGTTAATGCCATCTCACAGCCAGACTGCCAAAG GTACATCGATGCTCTGGTGAACTTGGTGCCTCTGGTGCTGGGTCTCCATGACCAGCTGAAGGCAGCAGCTCAGGATGGGGACATGGAGACCTCACATGGCATCTGTCGTATTGCTGTTGCCATGGGGGAAACACACTCCAG GGTTTTGTTGGAACAGGTGGAGCACTGGCAAGAATATCTGGCTTTAGTTAACATGATTCTTTTCTGCACCGACACCCCCGGGCACTACCCAGTCAGAGAGACCACCAGCTCCCTCACACTCACATTCTGGTACACTCTGCAG GATGACATCATGTCGTTCGAGGAGGAAAAGCAGGTTGTTTACCTGCAGGTCTACAGGCCGGTTTACTTCCAGCTGGTGGACGTGCTACTACACAAATCTCACTATCCCTCCCAGGAGGAGTACGCCTCCTGGTCCTCTGATGACAAGGAGCAGTTCAGAATTTACag AGTGGACATCTCCGACACTCTGATGTATGTGTATGAAATGCTGGGGGCAGAGCTGCTCAGTAACCTCTACGACAGACTTGGGCGGCAGCTGATGGACCCCCAGCAGTCGGCAGTATGGCAG GACACAGAGGCCTTGTTATTTGGCTTCCAGTCTATAGCTGAGACCATTGATGTGAACTACTCGGATGTTATCCCCGGTCTTATTGGTCTCATCCCCAGAATCAACATCAGCAATGTAATGCTGGCTGACACAGTCATGTACACCATAG GTTCCCTTGCTGAGTGGTTGGCTGACCACCCAGTAATGCTGGGCGGCATATTACCCATGGTGCTTCAGGGCCTTGTGAAGCCTGAGCTGTCTGTGTCCAGTGTTTCTACTCTGAAGAGGATCTGCAGGGAGTGTAGACACGACCTCGGCCCATACGCTCAGGACATCCTGACCGTGTCACAG GATGTGCTGGTGAAAGAAATCCACAAG agcAGCCAGTGCATGTGGTTGATGCAGGCTCTAGGTTTCCTGCTGTCTGCCCTGCCTGTGGAGGACATTCTGGTCAGACTTCACGCTCTCATCACGCCTCATGTGCAGCAGCTCGACTCCCTGGCACAGCAGGAG CCTAACCCTGCTAACAAACAGTTAATAATCCACATCCTGGGGATGTTGTCCAGTCTCTTCACCACTCTCGACATCAGACATGCAGATGACTCAGAGGGAGCATCCAGCCCGAGACTCCCTCCCTCACCGAGCGCTCAAAATCCA GTTGTTGTTGTGCTCCAGCAAGTGTTCACGTTGATTCAGACCATCCTCAGCAAATGGCTCAATGACTCAGAGGTGGTCGAG GCAGTGTGTGGGGTCTTTGATAAGTCAGTCCGAACCCTCCTACACGACTTCGGTCCGATGGTTGCTCAGCTGAGTGAAATGCTGGGGCTGATCTACAGCGCCTTCCCACAATCCTCTACTCTGGACCTTGCACGGCAG CTGGTTCACATATTTGCAGGAGAGGAACAGCACATCTCTAACATCAAAAGCCTGATTGAGTTGTTGACTTCTACAACACTGAACATATTTCAGCAAG GTCCAAGGGATCATCCTGATATTGCAGAATCATTTATGCAACTTCatgctcag ATTCTGAAGAGGAAGCCTGATGTTTACCTGTCTGACCAGCTGGATGTTAAAGCTCTATTTTACTGTG gGATTCTGTCACTGAAGTTTCCAGAGACGCCAACAGTTAAAGCTGCCAGTCTCTTCTTT ACCGAGCTGCTGCCTCGATGCAAAGATGTTCCCTCGCTTGGTGAAGTGTTGCAGAGGGACGGAAAGCTCCTGACAGAAACCATACTCCAG GCGGTTGGAGGCGGGTCTCCTCGCAGTTTGACGGAGCACTTCTCTGAGGTGCTGCTGAGTCTGAACAGACACTGCCCGGCTCTGCTGTCTCAGTGGCTCAAAGAAACGCTGCAGAGTCCAGGATTCCCCTCTGCACAGGTCTCcacagagcagaaacacaacTTCAGTCAACAGCTTCTGAG GGAACAAACGCACAAGCGTCGTGTGAAGGAGATCGTGAAGgacttttctctgctctgtcGGGGGATGCAGGGGTCTGGATACTAG